The Ornithinimicrobium faecis genome includes a window with the following:
- a CDS encoding HIT family protein has protein sequence MSAPDCIFCTLIAGRAPVSIVESDEHVVAFLDAFPVGPGHVLVSPRRHVESLSELTVEEGAALFASARRLAGRVRERLAPAVNLHLSDGAEADQEVPHVHLHVIPRHAGDQVVLDLPGTPRTRQDLDEVAAALTASPD, from the coding sequence ATGAGCGCGCCCGACTGCATCTTCTGCACCCTGATCGCCGGTCGCGCACCGGTGAGCATCGTCGAGAGCGACGAGCATGTCGTGGCCTTCCTGGACGCCTTCCCGGTGGGACCGGGCCACGTGCTGGTGAGTCCGCGGCGGCACGTCGAGTCACTGAGCGAGCTGACGGTCGAGGAGGGCGCTGCCCTGTTTGCCTCGGCCCGGCGTCTTGCCGGGAGGGTGCGCGAACGCCTCGCTCCAGCAGTCAACCTGCACCTGTCCGATGGGGCTGAGGCCGATCAGGAGGTGCCGCACGTGCACCTGCACGTCATCCCCCGGCACGCCGGTGACCAGGTGGTGCTCGACCTGCCGGGGACACCGCGCACCAGGCAGGACCTGGATGAGGTCGCTGCGGCGCTGACGGCGAGCCCGGACTGA
- a CDS encoding VanW family protein, translated as MDERQSLPEEPQRNEWVAILVRTLVAVLVLGGGYYFAAQYLGGRVPNGTQVEGIDIGGLSPEDARATLDDRLDDMATEPVTIDVEGDTVQIAPEDAGLALDLDTTLAGITGVSYDPSVLWDRVVNEGQDLPLEVTVDRADLEKAVQGVAQDVAIEPTEGEVWLNMGEVKSTESADGRELDVPATSDAVEAVWPQTTKVDGVVTATKPQLAQAEIDRFVGEVAGPAVAGPITVEVDGEKSEISTKQIARLLTITEGDDHTLSLDFDAEGVLEIVSGQLEEATVSPQNAGVVLDGGSPVVTSARVGQVVDEKALLEEVNKAIKKEGEHRVAKVGTTEVEPDITDKDAAAWDFSQMATFRSTFPGGASNADRTENIRVGLGHLNGTVVMPGDSFSLSNELAPITHERGYVDAGVISGGRLVKGIGGGLSQVSTTVLNTAWNAGVQLDEFHPHSYYIERYPVGKEATIAVGQLDNRWTNDTDTPVVIQTWIEGSDIVMTFWGDKKYDVDTVTGQRTNYVQPDVKTDDSENCLPQSPQQGFTITVTRILSQSGSEADRQSYTTTYHPSDQVTCTG; from the coding sequence GTGGACGAACGACAGAGCCTGCCGGAGGAGCCGCAGCGCAACGAGTGGGTCGCCATCCTCGTGCGCACGTTGGTCGCCGTGTTGGTGCTGGGCGGAGGCTATTACTTCGCAGCGCAGTATCTCGGGGGACGCGTGCCCAACGGCACGCAGGTCGAAGGGATCGACATCGGTGGCCTGAGCCCCGAGGATGCGCGGGCCACGCTGGACGATCGCCTGGACGACATGGCCACCGAACCGGTGACGATTGATGTCGAGGGCGACACCGTGCAGATCGCACCAGAGGACGCGGGGCTCGCCCTCGATCTGGACACCACGCTGGCAGGCATCACGGGCGTCAGCTATGACCCGTCGGTGCTCTGGGACCGAGTCGTCAACGAGGGGCAGGACCTGCCACTCGAGGTCACCGTGGACCGCGCCGACCTCGAGAAGGCCGTGCAGGGGGTGGCCCAGGACGTGGCCATCGAGCCCACCGAGGGTGAGGTCTGGCTCAACATGGGCGAGGTCAAGTCCACCGAGTCCGCGGACGGCCGCGAGCTCGACGTGCCTGCCACCAGCGACGCGGTGGAGGCTGTGTGGCCGCAGACGACCAAGGTGGACGGCGTGGTGACGGCCACCAAGCCGCAACTGGCCCAGGCCGAGATCGACCGCTTCGTCGGGGAGGTCGCCGGCCCCGCCGTCGCCGGCCCGATCACCGTCGAGGTGGACGGCGAGAAGTCGGAGATCAGCACCAAGCAGATCGCCCGCCTGCTCACCATCACCGAGGGTGACGACCACACCCTGTCGCTGGACTTCGACGCCGAGGGCGTGCTCGAGATCGTCAGCGGTCAGCTGGAGGAGGCCACCGTCTCGCCGCAGAACGCGGGCGTGGTCCTCGACGGCGGGAGCCCCGTTGTCACCAGCGCTCGCGTGGGACAGGTCGTCGACGAAAAGGCGCTGCTCGAGGAGGTCAACAAGGCCATCAAGAAGGAGGGCGAGCACCGCGTCGCCAAGGTTGGCACCACCGAGGTGGAGCCCGACATCACGGACAAGGACGCGGCGGCGTGGGACTTCTCGCAGATGGCGACCTTCCGCAGCACCTTCCCGGGTGGAGCGTCCAACGCCGACCGCACCGAGAACATCCGGGTCGGACTGGGGCACCTCAACGGCACTGTCGTCATGCCCGGGGACTCCTTCAGCCTGTCCAACGAGCTGGCTCCCATCACGCATGAGCGTGGATACGTCGACGCCGGTGTGATCAGCGGTGGCCGCCTGGTCAAGGGAATCGGAGGTGGCCTCTCGCAGGTCTCCACCACGGTGCTCAACACCGCCTGGAACGCCGGTGTCCAACTCGATGAGTTCCACCCGCACTCCTACTACATCGAGCGCTATCCGGTCGGCAAGGAGGCCACGATCGCGGTCGGTCAGCTGGACAACCGGTGGACCAATGACACCGACACCCCGGTCGTGATCCAGACCTGGATCGAGGGCAGCGACATCGTGATGACCTTCTGGGGTGACAAGAAGTACGACGTCGACACGGTCACCGGCCAGCGCACCAACTACGTGCAGCCTGACGTCAAGACCGATGACAGCGAGAACTGCCTGCCGCAGAGCCCCCAGCAGGGCTTCACCATCACGGTGACGCGCATCCTGTCCCAGTCGGGCAGTGAGGCTGACCGGCAGTCCTACACCACGACATACCACCCCTCGGACCAGGTCACGTGCACCGGATGA
- the fdxA gene encoding ferredoxin, whose protein sequence is MTYVIAQPCVDLKDLACIEECPVDCIYEGERMLYIHPDECVDCGACEPVCPVEAIYYEDDTPEEWADYYKANVEFFDDLGSPGGAAKLGLIAKDHPIVAALPPQEHDE, encoded by the coding sequence ATGACCTACGTCATCGCCCAACCGTGTGTCGACCTGAAGGACCTCGCCTGCATCGAGGAGTGCCCGGTCGACTGCATCTACGAGGGCGAGCGGATGCTGTATATCCACCCTGACGAGTGCGTGGACTGCGGCGCCTGCGAGCCGGTGTGCCCCGTGGAGGCCATCTACTACGAGGACGACACCCCCGAGGAGTGGGCCGACTACTACAAGGCCAACGTCGAGTTCTTCGACGACCTGGGCAGCCCCGGCGGCGCCGCCAAGCTGGGTCTGATCGCCAAGGACCACCCAATCGTCGCGGCGCTGCCGCCGCAGGAGCACGACGAGTAA
- a CDS encoding citrate synthase, whose protein sequence is MTDTAKLTHKGSELEFPVVPAVEGNNGLDVSSLLKTTGDVTLDVGFVNTASCKSEITYIDGDEGILRYRGYPIEQLAEKSNFLETSYLLIYGELPTATQLEEFDQRIRRHTLLVEDMKGFFNGFPRDAHPMPVLSSAVSALGTFYQDSLDPFDPEAVEISTIRLMAKLPTIAAYAFRKSQGQPFLYPNNDYNLVENFLWMTFGQPTEEYQLDPVVAKALDLLFILHADHEQNCSTSTVRLVGSSEANLFSSISAGIHALSGPLHGGANSAVLAMLEEIKENGGDVKDFVKKVKNKEEGVKLMGFGHRVYKNYDPRAALVKKSAHEIFSKVGGGNPLLDLAMELEQTALEDDYFVERKLYPNVDFYTGLIYESMGFPSNMFTVLFSIGRLPGWIAQWREMIEDPATKIGRPRQLYVGSPARDYVASDAR, encoded by the coding sequence ATGACCGACACCGCAAAACTCACCCACAAGGGCTCTGAGCTCGAGTTCCCCGTCGTGCCCGCGGTGGAGGGCAACAACGGCCTCGACGTCTCCTCACTGCTGAAGACGACGGGCGACGTCACCCTGGACGTGGGCTTCGTCAACACCGCCTCCTGCAAGTCGGAGATCACCTACATCGACGGTGACGAGGGCATCCTGCGCTACCGCGGCTACCCGATCGAGCAGCTGGCCGAGAAGTCCAACTTCCTGGAGACCAGCTACCTGCTGATCTACGGCGAGCTGCCGACCGCCACCCAGCTGGAGGAGTTTGACCAGCGCATCCGCCGGCACACCCTGCTGGTCGAGGACATGAAGGGCTTCTTCAACGGCTTCCCGCGTGACGCGCACCCGATGCCGGTGCTGTCCTCCGCGGTCTCCGCGCTGGGCACCTTCTATCAGGACAGCCTGGACCCGTTTGACCCCGAGGCCGTGGAGATCTCCACGATCCGCCTGATGGCCAAGCTGCCCACGATCGCGGCCTACGCCTTCCGCAAGAGCCAGGGTCAGCCCTTCCTCTACCCCAACAACGACTACAACCTGGTCGAGAACTTCCTGTGGATGACCTTCGGGCAGCCGACCGAGGAATACCAGCTGGACCCCGTGGTCGCCAAGGCCCTCGACCTGCTGTTCATCCTGCACGCCGACCACGAGCAGAACTGCTCGACCTCCACGGTGCGCCTGGTGGGCTCCTCCGAGGCCAACCTGTTCTCCTCCATCTCCGCCGGCATCCACGCCCTCTCCGGCCCGCTGCACGGTGGCGCCAACTCCGCGGTGCTGGCCATGCTCGAGGAGATCAAGGAGAACGGCGGCGACGTCAAGGACTTCGTCAAGAAGGTCAAGAACAAGGAGGAGGGCGTCAAGCTGATGGGCTTCGGCCACCGGGTCTACAAGAACTACGACCCGCGCGCCGCCCTCGTCAAGAAGTCCGCCCACGAGATCTTCTCCAAGGTCGGTGGCGGCAACCCGCTGCTGGACCTGGCCATGGAGCTCGAGCAGACCGCCCTCGAGGACGACTACTTTGTCGAGCGCAAGCTCTACCCCAATGTCGACTTCTACACCGGTCTGATCTACGAGTCGATGGGCTTCCCGTCCAACATGTTCACCGTGCTGTTCTCGATCGGCCGCCTGCCCGGCTGGATCGCCCAGTGGCGCGAGATGATCGAGGACCCGGCCACCAAGATCGGCCGCCCGCGTCAGCTATATGTCGGCAGCCCGGCCCGCGACTACGTCGCCTCGGACGCTCGCTGA
- the dapE gene encoding succinyl-diaminopimelate desuccinylase, whose translation MSSENILDLTQDAVALTASLCNIPSVSLEEGPLADAVEAALRGLSHLSVTRDGNTVVARTDLGRSERVVLAGHLDTVPLTEPANLPVHREGDYLVGRGTTDMKGGVAVQLRLAAELTAPSRDITFVFYDAEEIADEHNGLARLARTHPDLLAADFAVLLEPTDDAIEGGCNGYVTVLVHTRGTAAHSARPWMGHNAIHDVADVLARIERGQLPDADVDGLTYRQSLSAVGISGGIADNVIPDHAVVTVNLRFAPQWTQDQAVSYLVDDVFAGLETEVIDRSAGARPGLDRPAAAAFIEALGLPVRAKLGWTDVARFSALGIPAVNFGPGEAQFAHADDERCRVDQIVAAEASLRRWLA comes from the coding sequence ATGTCGAGCGAGAACATCCTGGACCTTACCCAGGACGCGGTGGCCCTGACCGCCAGCCTGTGCAACATCCCCTCCGTGAGTCTGGAAGAGGGGCCCCTTGCCGATGCGGTGGAGGCCGCCCTGCGCGGCCTGTCGCACCTGTCGGTCACGCGCGACGGCAACACCGTCGTGGCCCGCACAGACCTCGGCCGCTCCGAGCGGGTGGTGCTCGCCGGGCACCTGGACACGGTGCCGCTGACCGAGCCCGCCAACCTGCCGGTCCACCGGGAGGGGGACTATCTGGTGGGTCGTGGCACCACCGACATGAAGGGTGGCGTGGCGGTCCAGCTCCGACTGGCTGCCGAGCTCACGGCTCCGAGCCGGGACATCACCTTCGTCTTCTATGACGCAGAGGAGATCGCCGACGAGCACAACGGTCTGGCCCGGTTGGCGCGGACCCACCCGGACCTGCTGGCCGCCGACTTCGCGGTGCTGTTGGAGCCGACCGACGACGCGATCGAGGGCGGGTGCAACGGCTATGTCACGGTCCTGGTCCACACCCGCGGGACCGCCGCCCACTCCGCACGGCCCTGGATGGGGCACAACGCGATCCACGACGTCGCCGACGTGCTCGCGCGGATCGAGCGGGGGCAGCTCCCGGACGCCGATGTCGACGGGCTGACCTATCGCCAGTCGCTCAGCGCGGTCGGGATCAGCGGCGGCATCGCGGACAACGTGATCCCCGACCACGCCGTGGTGACCGTCAACCTCCGCTTCGCGCCGCAGTGGACGCAGGACCAGGCGGTGTCCTATCTGGTCGACGACGTCTTTGCCGGCCTCGAGACGGAGGTCATCGACCGCTCCGCCGGTGCCCGACCGGGCCTGGACCGTCCAGCCGCTGCCGCGTTCATCGAGGCCCTGGGGCTGCCGGTGCGTGCCAAGCTGGGGTGGACCGATGTGGCCCGGTTTTCCGCCCTCGGGATCCCGGCGGTCAACTTTGGTCCGGGGGAGGCCCAGTTTGCCCATGCCGACGATGAGCGGTGCCGCGTCGACCAGATCGTCGCAGCCGAGGCGTCACTGCGCCGCTGGCTGGCCTGA